Proteins encoded in a region of the Zea mays cultivar B73 chromosome 2, Zm-B73-REFERENCE-NAM-5.0, whole genome shotgun sequence genome:
- the LOC100283276 gene encoding COP9 signalosome complex subunit 5b, giving the protein MEPTSSASIARQTWELENNIPAAASDPDAMDAIYRYDDASQARAQQEKPWANDPHHFRRTKISALALLKMVVHARAGGTIEVMGLMQGKCEGDAIIVMDAFALPVEGTETRVNAQADAYEYMVDYSTINKQAGRLENVVGWYHSHPGYGCWLSGIDVSTQMLNQQFTEPFLAVVIDPTRTVSAGKVEIGAFRTYPKDYKPPDEPVSEYQTIPLNKIEDFGVHCKSYYALDITYFKSSLDSHLLDLLWNKYWVNTLSSSSLLGNRDYVAGQIFDLADKLEQAEGQLAHSRFGGMIMPSQRKKEQEESPLAKVTRDSSKITAEQVHGLMSQVIKDILFNSVHPSSKASTSAPPDSSGPEPMVEA; this is encoded by the exons ATGGAGCCCACCTCATCGGCGTCGATCGCGCGGCAGACGTGGGAGCTGGAGAACAATATCCCCGCGGCGGCCTCCGACCCGGACGCGATGGACGCGATCTACCGCTACGACGACGCGTCTCAGGCGCGGGCGCAGCAGGAGAAGCCTTGGGCCAACGACCCGCACCACTTCCGCCGCACCAAGATCTCCGCGCTCGCGCTGCTCAAGATGGTTGTCCACGCCCGCGCCGGGGGCACCATCGAGGTCATGGGGCTCATGCAGGGCAAGTGCGAGGGCGACGCCATCATCGTTATGGACGCATTCGCGCTCCCCGTTGAGGGCACCGAGACCAGGGTCAATGCCCAGGCCGATGCCTACGAGTACATGGTTGACTACTCAACCATCAACAAGCAG GCTGGAAGGTTGGAGAATGTGGTTGGCTGGTATCACTCGCACCCTGGCTATGGATGCTGGCTGTCAGGAATCGACGTGTCAACTCAGATGCTCAATCAACAATTCACAGAACCATTCTTGGCAGTTGtgatagaccccacaaggacagtTTCTGCTGGTAAAGTGGAGATTGGAGCCTTTAGAACATACCCAAAAGATTACAAGCCACCAGATGAGCCTGTATCTGAGTATCAGACTATTCCACTCAACAAGATAGAAGATTTTGGTGTCCATTGCAAATCG TACTATGCTTTGGATATAACTTATTTCAAGTCATCCCTGGATTCTCACCTCCTTGATCTGCTCTGGAACAAATATTGGGTCAACACGCTATCTTCATCATCGCTTCTGGGCAACAGAGATTATGTTGCTGGGCAGATCTTTGATTTAG CTGATAAACTAGAGCAAGCTGAAGGCCAGCTGGCACACAGTCGATTTGGTGGTATGATTATGCCATCGCAACGAAAGAAAGAG CAAGAAGAGTCTCCACTGGCTAAGGTAACACGAGATAGCTCCAAAATCACAGCTGAGCAGGTTCACGGCCTCATGTCACAG GTCATAAAAGACATCCTTTTCAACTCTGTTCACCCGTCAAGCAAGGCAAGCACAAGTGCTCCACCAGATTCATCCGGTCCTGAGCCTATGGTTGAAGCCTGA
- the LOC100217059 gene encoding uncharacterized LOC100217059, whose product MALALATTPLAHLALAPPSIFGSQSSLLLLPRRASPAPVSLSHRRIIAAVATKEPELGGGGSGAGDGAGGSGGGSDPRGGGQEGDGEEEKMGQGLSMSQKLTLAYAALVGAGGVMGYMKSGSQKSLAAGGISALVLYVVHTQLPVRPVLASSIGLGISAALLSVMGSRFKKSGKVFPAGVVSLVSLVMVGGYFHGILRSSHA is encoded by the exons ATGGCCCTCGCGCTCGCCACGACCCCACTCGCGCATCTCGCCCTTGCCCCGCCCTCGATCTTCGGCTCCCAGTCCTCGCTGCTGCTGCTCCCGCGCCGCGCGTCGCCCGCCCCCGTCTCCCTCTCCCACCGCCGCATCATCGCGGCCGTCGCGACCAAGGAACCCGAGCTCGGCGGCGGCGGATCGGGGGCCGGCGACGGTGCCGGagggagcggcggcggcagcgaccCGAGGGGAGGAGGGCAGGAAGGAGACGGGGAGGAAGAGAAGATGGGGCAGGGCCTGTCCATGTCGCAGAAACTCACCCTCGCCTACGCCGCGCTCGTCGGAG CTGGTGGTGTAATGGGATATATGAAGAGTGGAAGCCAGAAATCCTTGGCTGCAGGAGGCATATCAGCCCTGGTCCTGTACGTCGTCCACACTCAACTCCCAGTGAGACCTGTCCTCGCATCATCGATCGGTTTAG GTATATCGGCCGCGCTACTGTCAGTGATGGGGTCGCGCTTCAAGAAGTCCGGGAAGGTATTCCCTGCCGGCGTCGTGTCCCTTGTATCCCTGGTTATGGTCGGAGGCTACTTCCACGGGATCTTGCGTAGCTCGCACGCGTGA